In Anaerolineae bacterium, the genomic window TCGACGAGATCGCCCGGCTGGACGTGCGCATCGGCGACACGGTGATCGTGCGGCGCGCCGGCGAGGTCATCCCCGAGATCGTGGGCCCCATTGTGGACCTGCGCACTGGAAATGAGCGCCCCATCGAGGTCCCCACCCACTGCCCGGTGTGCGGCGAGCCGGCGGTGCGCCGGCCCGGTGAGGTCGCCATCTACTGCATCAACGCCGCCTGCCCCGCCCAACTGGTGCGCCACGTCGAGCACTTCGTCAGCCAGGGCGCCATGGACATCGTCGGCTTTGGAAGCCGGCTGGCGGAGCTGTTCGTCGAGCAGGGCCTGATCAAGGATGTGGCCGACATCTACTACCTCAAGAAAGAGGACCTGCTGAAGCTGGAGGGCTTTGGGGAGAAAAAGGCCGAGAACCTCCTGCGGGCCATTGAGGAGAGCAAAAACCGCCCGCTTCAGCGGCTCATCGTGGCGCTGGGCATCCCCGGTGTCGGCTCGGTCGTCGCCGGCATCCTGGCCGAGCACTTCCGCTCCATTGACCGCCTGGCCTCCGCCACAGAGGAAGAGCTTCAGCAGTTGGAGGGCATCGGCCCGGAGACGGCGCGCTCCATTGTGGAATACTTCCAGCGTCCGCGCCACCGCGAGATACTGGAGAAACTGCGCCGCGCCGGCGTGCGCATGGCCGAGGAAGCGCCGGCGGAAAAGCCGGCCGCCGGCCCGCTGGCCGGCAAGACCTTCGTCATCACCGGCATCCTGCCCCATATGACGCGCGAGGAAGCGACCGCGCTCATCGAAGCGGCCGGCGGCAAGGTCGCCTCCTCCGTATCCTCCAAAACCGACTACTTGGTGGTGGGGGAAGCCCCCGGCGGCACCAAATACAATAAGGCGCGCGAGCTGGGCATCCCGATGATAGACGAGGCGGAGCTGTTGCGCATGTTGGGGAAGGAGCCGGCGGCATAACCCGACGCCGCGAAGAGCCTGCACCATGGACCGCTACGACGTTATCGGACTGGGCTACTGCTCCGACGATTATCTGGGCATAGTGCCGCATATCACCCCCTTCGACGGCGACACGGTCACCATGCTCGACTTCGCTCACGACGGCGGCGGCCCTGTCTCGACGGCGCTGGTGACCCTGGCCAAACTGGGCGCCCGCACCGCGTACCTGGGCGCGCTCGGCGATGACGAATCGGGGCAGTTCCTCCTCCAGGCTTTCATCGCCGCCGGCGTGGACACCCGCTTCATCCAGGTGCATGCCGGCGGCCGCAGTCCCTCCTGCATCGTCCTGGTGGAAGAGGGCACCGGCCGGCGCTCCATCCACTGCTTTCGCGGCCAGCTTCCCCTCTACGCACTGACGGACCCAACCAGGGAGGCCCTGCGCCGCACGCGCTTCCTGCATCTGGACGGCCATTCCCCCCACGCCATCGCGGAGGCGGCCGGCATCGTGCACACCGCCGGCGGCCAGGTGGTCTTCGACGCCAACCGCCCCCGCCCCCACACCCCCGAGGTCCTGCAGGTGACGGACATCCTGATTGCGGCCGAGCGCTTTCCCGCCGCGTTCACAGGCATCGGCGATTTGCTGGAGGCCAGCCGCCGGCTGATGGCCTGGGGCCCTCGTCTCGTGGTCACCACGCTGGGGTCGGGCGGCTGTTTCTGCGTGACTCCGGAAGAACACTTCCATGTGCCTGGCTTCTCCGTGCCGGTGGTAGATACCACCGGCGCCGGCGATGCCTTTCACGGCGCCTTCATCTTCGGCCTGCTCCAGCCGGACTGGTCGTTGTACGAGATCGCGCGCTTTGCCAACGCGGTGGCGGCCATGAACTGCCGGCGGCTGGGCGGACGCGCCGGCCTGCCCACCCTGGAAGAGGTCCAGGCGTTCCTGCGCACCGCGAAATAAAAACGCCTCCCGCAGGCAAGTTCCTGCGGGAGGCATCTCTCGTTCAGGCTACCGGCATACGGTGACCGTCACCTCGTCCACGTACATCCAGCTCCGTGCGCCGTCCCCATCGTTGCGCACCTCAAAATGCACCCAGATGTCCTGCCCCCTCCACGGCAGCAGGTCATAGGTCTTTTCCAGCCAGACGCCGGCATTGGAGTTGGTCATCAGCACGTAAGCCCACTGCTGGCCCAGATAGCCGTAGCGGATGAGCGCGAACTGCCAGTCATCGTAGGACCAGTTGGGCTTGCCATCCACCATAGCCGGCAGGTCCGCCGACTTCACCTCCTTGCCAGGCGCAAAGCCGGTCCAGTCATAGGCGGTGGGGTCGCCGGCGTGCGGCGCCTGCGCGAACGGCTTATA contains:
- a CDS encoding carbohydrate kinase family protein, which translates into the protein MDRYDVIGLGYCSDDYLGIVPHITPFDGDTVTMLDFAHDGGGPVSTALVTLAKLGARTAYLGALGDDESGQFLLQAFIAAGVDTRFIQVHAGGRSPSCIVLVEEGTGRRSIHCFRGQLPLYALTDPTREALRRTRFLHLDGHSPHAIAEAAGIVHTAGGQVVFDANRPRPHTPEVLQVTDILIAAERFPAAFTGIGDLLEASRRLMAWGPRLVVTTLGSGGCFCVTPEEHFHVPGFSVPVVDTTGAGDAFHGAFIFGLLQPDWSLYEIARFANAVAAMNCRRLGGRAGLPTLEEVQAFLRTAK